The proteins below come from a single Serratia ficaria genomic window:
- the lolC gene encoding lipoprotein-releasing ABC transporter permease subunit LolC — MYQPVALFIGLRYMRGRASDRFGRFVSWLSTIGITLGVMALVTVLSVMNGFEKDLENNILGLMPQALITARQGSINPQQLPASAAQGLKGVSRVAPLTTGDVVLQSARSVAVGVMLGVNPDEADPLTPYLVNVKQQQLQPGRYNLIIGEQLAGQLGVKRGDSLRLMVPSASQFTPMGRIPSQRLFTIVGTFHANSEVDGYQLLVNQQDASRLMRYPAGNITGWRLFLQQPLTVDTLSQQTLPQGTEWKDWRERKGELFQAVRMEKNMMGLLLSLIVAVAAFNIITSLGLLVMEKQGEVAILQTQGLTRRQIMSVFMVQGASAGIIGSLLGTLLGVLLATNLNNLMPILGALIDGASLPVAVDPLQVTIIAVVAMAVSLLSTLYPSWRAAAVQPAEALRYE; from the coding sequence ATGTATCAACCTGTCGCGTTATTCATTGGCCTGCGCTACATGCGCGGGCGGGCCTCAGACCGCTTCGGGCGGTTTGTTTCCTGGCTTTCCACCATCGGCATCACGCTGGGGGTGATGGCGTTGGTCACCGTGCTTTCGGTGATGAACGGTTTTGAAAAGGATCTGGAGAACAACATTCTCGGCCTGATGCCGCAGGCGTTGATCACCGCCAGGCAGGGGTCGATCAATCCGCAGCAGCTGCCGGCCTCGGCCGCGCAGGGGCTGAAGGGCGTCAGCCGCGTCGCGCCGCTGACCACCGGCGACGTGGTGCTGCAAAGCGCCCGCAGCGTGGCGGTCGGCGTGATGCTCGGCGTCAACCCGGACGAAGCCGATCCGCTGACCCCTTACCTGGTCAACGTCAAACAGCAGCAGCTGCAGCCGGGCCGGTACAACCTCATCATCGGCGAGCAGCTGGCGGGCCAGCTCGGCGTCAAGCGCGGCGACTCGCTGCGCCTGATGGTGCCCAGCGCCAGCCAGTTCACGCCGATGGGCCGCATTCCCAGCCAGCGTCTGTTCACCATCGTCGGCACCTTCCACGCCAACAGCGAGGTGGACGGCTATCAGCTGCTGGTCAATCAGCAGGACGCCTCGCGCCTGATGCGCTATCCGGCCGGCAACATCACCGGTTGGCGCCTGTTCCTGCAGCAACCGCTGACGGTCGACACCCTCAGCCAGCAGACGCTGCCGCAGGGCACCGAGTGGAAAGACTGGCGTGAACGCAAGGGCGAGCTGTTCCAGGCGGTGCGCATGGAGAAAAACATGATGGGGCTGTTGCTCAGCCTGATCGTGGCGGTGGCCGCGTTCAACATCATCACCTCGCTCGGCCTGCTGGTGATGGAGAAGCAGGGCGAGGTCGCCATTCTGCAGACCCAGGGCCTGACCCGCCGGCAGATCATGTCGGTATTCATGGTGCAGGGCGCCAGCGCCGGCATCATAGGTTCACTGCTCGGCACGCTGCTCGGCGTGCTGCTGGCCACCAATCTGAATAACCTGATGCCGATCCTCGGCGCGTTGATCGACGGCGCTTCGCTGCCGGTGGCGGTCGACCCGCTTCAAGTGACGATCATCGCCGTGGTGGCGATGGCGGTGTCCCTGTTGTCCACGCTTTACCCTTCATGGCGCGCTGCCGCCGTACAACCCGCTGAGGCTTTACGTTATGAGTAA
- the potC gene encoding spermidine/putrescine ABC transporter permease PotC, which translates to MIGRLLRGGFMTLVYAYLYIPIVILIVNSFNASRFGISWRGFTAHWYGMLFNNDSLLQAAGHSLTMAVLSATFATLIGSLTAVALYRYRFRGKPFVSGMLFVVMMSPDIVMAISLLVLFMLLGISLGFWSLLFSHITFCLPFVVVTVYSRLKGFDVKMLEAARDLGAGEVTILRKIVLPLAMPAVAAGWLLSFTLSMDDVVVSSFVTGPSYEILPLKIYSMVKVGVSPEVNALATILLLLSLVLVIASQWVMRDRGPKAG; encoded by the coding sequence ATGATCGGCCGTCTGCTGCGCGGCGGCTTTATGACGCTGGTATACGCTTACCTGTATATCCCGATCGTCATTCTGATCGTCAACTCCTTCAACGCCTCGCGCTTTGGCATCAGCTGGCGGGGCTTCACCGCTCACTGGTACGGTATGCTGTTCAACAACGACAGCCTGCTGCAGGCGGCGGGCCATTCGCTGACCATGGCGGTGCTGTCCGCCACCTTCGCCACGCTGATTGGCTCGCTGACCGCGGTGGCGCTGTATCGCTACCGCTTCCGCGGCAAGCCGTTCGTCAGCGGCATGCTGTTCGTGGTGATGATGTCGCCGGATATCGTGATGGCCATTTCCCTGCTGGTGCTGTTTATGTTGCTGGGGATCTCGCTCGGCTTTTGGTCGCTGCTGTTCTCGCACATCACCTTCTGCCTGCCGTTCGTGGTGGTCACCGTCTATTCGCGGCTGAAAGGCTTCGACGTGAAAATGCTGGAGGCGGCGCGCGATCTCGGCGCCGGCGAAGTCACCATCCTGCGCAAGATAGTCCTGCCGCTGGCGATGCCGGCGGTGGCGGCCGGCTGGCTGCTGAGCTTCACGCTGTCGATGGACGACGTAGTGGTGTCTTCGTTCGTCACCGGCCCCAGCTACGAGATCCTGCCGCTGAAGATCTATTCGATGGTGAAGGTCGGCGTATCGCCGGAGGTCAACGCCCTGGCCACCATACTGTTGTTGCTGTCGCTGGTGCTGGTGATCGCCAGCCAGTGGGTCATGCGCGATCGCGGTCCCAAAGCCGGCTGA
- the nagK gene encoding N-acetylglucosamine kinase — protein MYYGFDMGGTKIELGVFDENLQRIWQKRVPTPREDYSQLLATLRDLTHEADAFCGRRGSVGIGIPGLPNDDDGTLFTANVPAAMGQPLPRDLAELIGREVRVDNDANCFALSEAWDDEFRRYPTVLGIILGTGVGGGLIVNGKTLTGRNYIAGEFGHFRLPVDALEVLGRDIPRVACGCGHQGCIENYISGRGFEWMYAHFYGRHLPATQIIAHYQAGEPQAAAHVERFMAVLAICLGNLLTILDPHLVVIGGGLSNFDAIYRELPQRLPAHLLRVARPPRIEKARYGDAGGVRGAAFLNLVRPS, from the coding sequence ATGTACTACGGTTTCGATATGGGCGGCACCAAGATTGAACTGGGCGTGTTTGACGAAAATCTGCAGCGCATCTGGCAGAAGCGGGTGCCGACGCCGCGCGAGGATTATTCGCAGCTGCTGGCGACGCTGCGCGATCTGACCCATGAAGCGGATGCCTTTTGCGGCCGGCGCGGCAGCGTGGGCATCGGCATTCCCGGCTTGCCCAACGACGATGACGGCACGCTGTTTACCGCCAACGTGCCGGCGGCGATGGGGCAGCCGCTGCCGCGCGACCTGGCCGAACTGATCGGCAGAGAAGTGCGGGTAGACAACGACGCCAACTGTTTTGCGCTGTCGGAAGCCTGGGACGACGAGTTTCGCCGTTATCCGACGGTGCTGGGCATTATCCTCGGCACCGGCGTGGGCGGCGGGCTGATCGTCAACGGCAAGACGCTGACCGGGCGCAACTATATCGCCGGCGAGTTTGGCCATTTCCGCCTGCCGGTGGACGCTCTGGAGGTGCTGGGACGTGACATACCTCGCGTTGCCTGCGGTTGCGGCCACCAGGGTTGCATAGAAAACTACATTTCGGGCCGCGGTTTTGAGTGGATGTACGCCCACTTTTACGGGCGGCACTTGCCCGCCACGCAGATTATTGCGCATTATCAGGCGGGTGAGCCGCAGGCGGCGGCTCACGTCGAACGCTTTATGGCCGTGTTGGCGATTTGCCTGGGCAATTTGCTGACCATTCTGGATCCGCATTTGGTGGTGATCGGCGGCGGGCTGTCGAATTTTGACGCCATCTACCGCGAGCTGCCGCAGCGCCTGCCGGCGCACCTGTTGCGGGTGGCCAGGCCGCCGCGGATTGAAAAGGCGCGCTACGGCGATGCCGGCGGCGTACGCGGGGCGGCGTTCCTCAATTTGGTACGCCCGAGCTAA
- the cobB gene encoding Sir2 family NAD+-dependent deacetylase, with the protein MHTRHRLCQFRKSKHVLHQRFRSRIFHRDTMAAAELKKPFVVVLTGAGISAESGIRTFRAADGLWEEHQVEDVATPEGYQRDPALVQAFYNARRRQLQTAEIAPNAAHRALADLEEWLGDNFLLVTQNIDNLHERAGSKRVLHMHGELLKVRCTSSGQVFDWPEDLGVDDRCHCCQFPAPLRPHVVWFGEMPLGMDDIYQALAKADFFVAIGTSGHVYPAAGFVHEARLGGAYAMELNLEPSQVESQFDEKHYGPASEVVPRFVHKFLVGKVARADRP; encoded by the coding sequence ATGCACACTCGCCATCGGCTGTGCCAGTTTCGCAAGAGTAAGCATGTGCTGCATCAGCGCTTTCGTTCACGCATTTTTCACCGTGACACCATGGCGGCGGCCGAGCTGAAAAAGCCGTTTGTCGTGGTGTTGACCGGGGCCGGCATTTCGGCCGAATCGGGCATTCGCACCTTCCGCGCCGCGGACGGGCTGTGGGAAGAGCACCAGGTCGAAGACGTCGCCACGCCGGAAGGCTATCAGCGCGACCCGGCGCTGGTGCAGGCGTTTTACAACGCGCGCCGCCGCCAGCTGCAAACGGCGGAGATCGCGCCCAACGCCGCTCACCGCGCGCTGGCGGATCTGGAAGAGTGGCTGGGGGACAACTTCCTGCTGGTCACGCAGAATATCGATAACCTGCATGAACGCGCCGGCAGCAAGCGGGTGTTGCACATGCATGGCGAGTTGCTCAAGGTGCGCTGCACCAGCTCGGGCCAGGTGTTCGACTGGCCGGAAGATCTCGGCGTCGACGACCGCTGCCACTGCTGTCAGTTTCCGGCGCCGCTGCGCCCGCACGTGGTGTGGTTCGGCGAAATGCCGCTGGGCATGGACGACATCTATCAGGCGTTGGCCAAGGCCGACTTTTTCGTCGCTATCGGCACCTCCGGCCACGTCTATCCGGCGGCCGGTTTCGTGCATGAGGCGCGGCTGGGCGGGGCGTACGCCATGGAGCTGAACCTGGAGCCGAGCCAGGTGGAGAGTCAGTTCGACGAGAAGCATTACGGCCCGGCCAGCGAGGTGGTGCCGCGCTTCGTGCACAAATTCCTGGTGGGCAAGGTGGCGCGAGCGGATCGGCCATAA
- a CDS encoding family 4 glycosyl hydrolase, whose protein sequence is MKLTVLGGGGVRSPFLAKSIAYNAHRIGVTEVVFMDTDQHKLAIYGAIAQGVFQRIRGDIAFSLTSDARQALSGADYIITTLRIGGEEGRIHDERIALNHQVLGQETTGAGGFAMALRSIPAIVDYCRLIEQLSSPDAVLFNFTNPSGMVTEAIIKSGFTRRVYGICDAPSEFIRELAELLGCREAELSIDCFGLNHLSWFRNARVNGEPVTDRLLADPRLYRDTCMKYFSPELVTLSDNLMLNEYLYYYYYREQAIAAIVSAGETRGEQIAAINRQMLASLAQLDIPRQLEQAFSVYFSHYLTRENSYMQRESSQGKVKEREMLTLQQFIEQPDSGGYAGVAIDILEAVNSGQQKRVVVSMQNNDTLDFLHPEDVIEISCELSSAGIHPVKMRDIPDTQKNLIARVKEYERLAVAAILTGDRQKAIKALMVHPLVNSYSLAKTLVEEYLQAHRQYAEHWR, encoded by the coding sequence ATGAAACTTACCGTATTGGGCGGCGGCGGCGTGCGCTCGCCGTTCCTGGCGAAGTCCATCGCCTATAACGCTCACCGCATCGGCGTTACCGAGGTGGTGTTTATGGACACCGACCAGCACAAGCTGGCGATTTACGGCGCCATCGCCCAGGGGGTGTTCCAGCGCATCCGCGGCGATATCGCCTTCAGCCTGACCAGCGACGCGCGCCAGGCGCTGAGCGGCGCGGATTATATCATCACCACCCTGCGCATCGGCGGCGAGGAAGGCCGCATCCATGACGAACGCATTGCGCTCAACCACCAGGTGCTGGGGCAGGAAACCACCGGCGCCGGCGGCTTCGCCATGGCGCTGCGCTCGATCCCGGCAATCGTCGACTACTGCCGCCTGATCGAGCAGCTGTCGTCGCCTGACGCGGTGCTGTTCAACTTCACCAATCCCTCCGGCATGGTCACCGAGGCTATCATCAAATCCGGCTTCACCCGCCGGGTGTACGGCATCTGCGATGCGCCCAGCGAGTTTATCCGCGAACTGGCCGAGCTGCTGGGCTGCCGCGAAGCGGAGTTGAGCATCGACTGCTTCGGCCTGAATCACCTGTCCTGGTTCCGCAATGCGCGGGTGAATGGCGAACCGGTGACCGACAGGCTGCTGGCGGATCCGCGCCTGTACCGCGACACCTGCATGAAATATTTCTCGCCGGAGCTGGTGACGCTGTCGGATAACCTGATGCTCAACGAGTATCTGTACTACTACTACTACCGCGAGCAGGCGATCGCCGCCATCGTCAGCGCCGGAGAAACCCGCGGCGAGCAGATTGCGGCCATCAACCGACAGATGCTGGCGAGCCTGGCGCAGCTGGACATTCCCCGCCAACTGGAACAGGCCTTCAGCGTCTATTTCAGCCATTACCTGACGCGCGAGAACTCGTATATGCAGCGCGAATCCAGCCAGGGCAAGGTGAAAGAGCGCGAAATGCTGACGCTGCAGCAGTTTATCGAACAGCCGGACAGCGGCGGCTACGCCGGCGTGGCGATCGACATCCTGGAAGCGGTGAACAGCGGCCAGCAAAAACGCGTCGTCGTCTCGATGCAGAACAACGACACGCTGGATTTCCTGCATCCGGAGGACGTGATTGAAATCAGCTGCGAACTGAGCAGCGCCGGGATCCATCCGGTGAAAATGCGCGACATCCCCGATACCCAGAAAAACCTGATCGCCCGGGTGAAGGAGTATGAACGGCTGGCGGTGGCGGCGATTTTAACCGGCGATCGGCAAAAGGCCATCAAGGCGCTGATGGTGCACCCGCTGGTGAACTCCTATTCGCTGGCGAAAACGCTGGTGGAAGAGTACCTGCAGGCCCACCGGCAATATGCCGAACACTGGCGGTAG
- the potD gene encoding spermidine/putrescine ABC transporter substrate-binding protein PotD, which produces MKKWSHLLAAGMVALSMCSANASDGKTLYFYNWTEYVPPGLLEQFTKETGIKVIYSTYESNESMYAKLKTYKDGAYDLVVPSTYFIAKMRKEGMLQKIDKSKLSHFKDLDPNLLNKPFDPNNDYSIPYIWGATAIGVNSDELDPTTITSWANFWQPQYKSRLLLTDDAREVFQMALRKLGYSGNTTDPKQIEAAYHELQKLMPNVLAFNSDNPGNPFMEGEVNLGMVWNGSAFVARQAGTPLEIVWPKEGGIFWMDSLAIPANAQNVEGALKLIDFLLRPEIAVQVAETIGYPTPNLAAKKLLSPEIANDKSLYPDESVINNGEWQNDVGDASTLYESYFQKLKAGR; this is translated from the coding sequence ATGAAAAAGTGGTCACATCTGCTCGCAGCCGGGATGGTGGCGCTGAGCATGTGCTCTGCAAACGCCTCTGACGGCAAAACCCTGTACTTCTATAACTGGACTGAATATGTCCCGCCGGGGCTGCTGGAGCAGTTCACCAAGGAAACCGGCATCAAGGTGATTTACTCCACCTACGAATCCAACGAATCCATGTACGCCAAGCTGAAGACCTACAAGGACGGCGCGTACGATCTGGTGGTGCCTTCAACCTACTTTATCGCCAAAATGCGCAAAGAAGGCATGCTGCAAAAGATCGACAAAAGCAAGCTCAGCCATTTCAAAGACCTGGATCCCAACCTGCTGAACAAGCCTTTCGATCCCAACAATGACTATTCGATCCCTTACATCTGGGGCGCGACGGCGATCGGCGTCAACAGCGACGAACTCGACCCGACCACGATCACCTCCTGGGCCAATTTCTGGCAGCCGCAGTACAAGAGCCGCCTGCTGCTGACCGACGACGCGCGCGAAGTGTTCCAGATGGCGCTGCGCAAGCTGGGCTACTCCGGCAACACCACCGATCCCAAACAGATCGAGGCCGCTTACCACGAGCTGCAGAAGCTGATGCCGAACGTGCTGGCCTTCAACTCCGATAACCCGGGCAACCCGTTTATGGAGGGGGAAGTCAATCTGGGGATGGTGTGGAACGGTTCGGCCTTCGTGGCGCGCCAGGCGGGCACCCCGCTGGAGATCGTCTGGCCGAAAGAAGGCGGCATCTTCTGGATGGACAGCCTGGCCATTCCGGCCAATGCGCAGAACGTCGAGGGCGCGCTGAAGCTGATCGACTTCCTGCTGCGGCCCGAAATTGCGGTGCAGGTGGCGGAAACTATCGGTTACCCAACGCCTAACCTGGCGGCGAAAAAGCTGCTGTCGCCGGAGATCGCCAACGACAAATCGCTGTATCCGGACGAGTCGGTGATCAACAACGGGGAATGGCAAAACGACGTCGGCGACGCCAGCACGCTGTATGAAAGCTACTTCCAGAAGCTGAAAGCCGGCCGCTAG
- the lolD gene encoding lipoprotein-releasing ABC transporter ATP-binding protein LolD, producing the protein MSNHLLLQCDNLCKTYQEGHLHTDVLCNVSFAMQPGEMMAIVGSSGSGKSTLLHLLGGLDSPTSGEVIFKGQSLNGMSSAAKAELRNRQLGFIYQFHHLLPDFTALENAAMPLLIGGTKPALAQEKAMEMLAAVGLEKRSKHRPSELSGGERQRVAIARALVNSPALVLADEPTGNLDKRTADSIFDLLGELNVRQGTTFLVVTHDLQLAKRLSRQLEMADGHLQAQLTLMGAE; encoded by the coding sequence ATGAGTAACCATCTTTTGCTGCAGTGCGACAACCTGTGCAAGACCTATCAGGAAGGCCATCTGCATACCGACGTGCTGTGCAATGTCAGCTTTGCCATGCAGCCGGGCGAGATGATGGCGATCGTCGGCAGCTCGGGCTCCGGCAAAAGCACCCTGTTGCACCTGCTGGGCGGGCTGGATTCGCCGACCTCCGGCGAGGTTATCTTCAAGGGCCAGTCGCTGAACGGCATGTCGTCGGCGGCCAAGGCCGAGCTGCGCAACCGCCAGCTGGGCTTCATCTACCAGTTCCACCACCTGCTGCCGGACTTTACCGCGCTGGAAAACGCCGCCATGCCGCTGCTGATCGGCGGCACCAAGCCGGCGCTGGCGCAGGAAAAAGCCATGGAAATGTTGGCGGCGGTCGGGCTGGAAAAGCGCAGCAAGCACCGCCCCTCCGAGCTGTCCGGCGGCGAGCGCCAGCGCGTGGCGATCGCCCGCGCGCTGGTCAACAGCCCGGCGCTGGTGCTGGCGGATGAACCGACCGGCAACCTGGACAAACGCACCGCAGACAGCATCTTCGATCTGCTGGGCGAACTCAACGTGCGCCAGGGCACCACCTTCCTGGTGGTGACCCACGATCTGCAGCTGGCCAAGCGTTTGAGCCGCCAGTTGGAAATGGCCGACGGCCACCTGCAGGCGCAGCTGACCCTGATGGGGGCCGAGTAA
- a CDS encoding MurR/RpiR family transcriptional regulator, with translation MNFKQVFSQADLSKTDLAILNCILDNPDACIDDGIRAVSARCYSSPSTLVRLAKKLGFRGYLELVYFIKFNLAMAPAYLAERQGPAAVSAQQQAQFLDLLDHGKILIHGSGFSQLVAQYMYNKFMTLGIDSYLSLWPDFDILDRETRFRFNMVIVISKSGNSGSALSWGEAVKRNDIRLAAFCGDGDSPLAQQADMRFIYEDRQKYDHDIYYPNPFFGHCLLGFENLIKAWFERRSR, from the coding sequence GTGAATTTCAAACAGGTTTTCAGCCAGGCGGATCTCAGCAAGACGGACCTGGCCATTCTCAACTGCATTCTCGACAATCCGGACGCCTGCATCGATGACGGCATCCGAGCGGTGTCCGCCCGCTGCTACAGCTCGCCGTCCACGCTGGTGCGTTTGGCCAAGAAGCTGGGTTTCCGCGGTTATCTGGAGCTGGTGTATTTCATCAAGTTCAACCTGGCGATGGCGCCGGCCTATTTGGCGGAGCGGCAGGGGCCTGCGGCGGTCAGCGCGCAGCAGCAGGCGCAGTTTCTCGACCTGCTCGACCACGGCAAGATTCTGATCCACGGCAGCGGCTTCTCGCAGCTGGTGGCGCAATACATGTACAACAAGTTTATGACGTTGGGCATCGACAGCTACCTGTCGCTGTGGCCGGATTTCGACATTCTCGATCGGGAAACGCGCTTTCGCTTCAATATGGTGATCGTGATTTCAAAGTCGGGCAACAGCGGCTCGGCGCTGAGCTGGGGGGAGGCGGTGAAGCGCAACGACATTCGCCTGGCGGCGTTCTGCGGCGATGGCGACAGCCCGCTGGCGCAGCAGGCCGACATGCGCTTTATTTATGAAGACCGGCAAAAATATGACCACGATATTTATTATCCCAATCCGTTCTTCGGCCACTGCCTGCTGGGATTCGAAAACCTGATCAAGGCCTGGTTTGAACGGCGCAGCCGCTGA
- the lolE gene encoding lipoprotein-releasing ABC transporter permease subunit LolE, with protein sequence MAGASLSFLTALRFSRGRKRGGMVSLISVISTIGIALGVAVLIVGLSAMNGFERELKNRILAVVPHGEIEPVKPPFNGWPSILQRVEKVPGIMAAAPYINFTGLMENGAQLRAVQVKGVNPQQESRLSALPQYVQGDAWANFKAGEQQVILGKGVADALGVKQGAYVTVMIPNSDPEMKLLQPKRIRLQVTGILQLSGQLDHSLALVPLADAQQYLDMGDSVTGIAIKVNDVFAANKLVRDAGEVTDSYVYIKSWIGTYGYMYRDIQMIRAIMYLAMVLVIGVACFNIVSTLVMAVKDKSGDIAVLRTLGAKDGFIRAIFIWYGLLAGLVGSLSGVVVGVIASLQLTNIIKGIEKLLGHSFLSGDIYFIDFLPSELHWLDVAIVLATAIVLSLLASWYPARRASRIDPARVLSGQ encoded by the coding sequence ATGGCGGGAGCCTCACTTTCCTTCCTGACGGCCCTGCGTTTCAGCCGCGGCCGCAAACGCGGCGGCATGGTGTCGTTGATTTCGGTGATCTCCACCATCGGCATCGCGCTGGGGGTGGCGGTCTTGATCGTCGGCCTGAGCGCGATGAACGGTTTTGAGCGCGAGTTGAAAAACCGCATTCTGGCGGTGGTGCCGCACGGCGAGATCGAACCGGTGAAGCCGCCGTTCAACGGTTGGCCGTCGATTCTGCAGCGGGTGGAAAAGGTGCCGGGCATTATGGCCGCAGCGCCTTACATCAACTTTACCGGGCTGATGGAAAACGGCGCGCAGCTGCGTGCGGTGCAGGTCAAAGGGGTTAACCCGCAGCAGGAAAGCCGGCTCAGCGCGCTGCCGCAGTACGTGCAGGGCGACGCCTGGGCCAACTTCAAGGCCGGCGAACAGCAGGTGATCCTCGGCAAGGGCGTGGCCGACGCGCTGGGCGTCAAGCAGGGCGCCTATGTCACGGTGATGATCCCCAACAGCGACCCGGAAATGAAGCTGCTGCAGCCGAAGCGCATTCGTCTGCAGGTGACCGGCATTCTGCAGCTCAGCGGCCAGCTGGATCACAGCCTGGCGTTGGTGCCGCTGGCCGACGCGCAGCAGTATCTCGATATGGGTGACAGTGTCACGGGCATCGCCATCAAGGTCAACGACGTGTTCGCCGCCAACAAGCTGGTGCGCGACGCCGGCGAGGTGACCGATTCCTACGTTTACATCAAGAGCTGGATCGGCACCTACGGCTACATGTACCGCGACATCCAGATGATCCGCGCCATCATGTACCTGGCGATGGTGCTGGTGATCGGCGTGGCCTGTTTCAACATCGTTTCCACCCTGGTGATGGCGGTGAAGGACAAGAGCGGCGATATCGCGGTGCTGCGCACCCTGGGGGCCAAAGACGGCTTTATCCGCGCCATCTTCATTTGGTATGGCCTGCTGGCCGGGCTGGTGGGCAGCCTCAGCGGCGTGGTGGTCGGGGTGATCGCCTCGCTGCAGCTGACCAACATCATCAAGGGCATCGAAAAGCTGCTTGGGCATTCATTCCTGTCGGGCGACATCTATTTTATCGATTTCCTGCCTTCCGAGCTGCACTGGCTGGACGTGGCGATCGTGCTGGCGACCGCCATCGTGCTCAGCCTGTTGGCCAGCTGGTATCCCGCCAGGCGCGCCAGCCGCATCGATCCGGCGCGGGTGTTGAGCGGACAATAG
- a CDS encoding PTS transporter subunit EIIC, protein MKGIIDNILNKLQLFSKAMMGPIFFLPVIGLILALSSILTNPTLVNESSGIFHVGKMIGDTFWPLFGNLGLIFCIGITYGLARDKKSEAALVAVMCFIMFLGANASYLQLSGQVAQKINGEHYGTGQTELLGFTVVDMGIFLGLILGVTIAWVHNRLCNVELGGVFSVYGGAKLVLIAMTPVILVYAIAFSYLWPAISHGLISLTGFMKSSGSLGVFVYGFFEKFLIPTGLHHFIWSPFQLTSIGGSIVQDGHTVSGSQAIFLAYMRDPGISPLMNEALRFSQQGMVTIFGLSGAALAFYRTAKPEKKTLAKAILIPAITTSILVGITEPIEFTFLFISPLLWVIHAVLTALSQVACNLFEVRPWGASGLIEFLVYNLPLPATLTRWPLYVVIGLVQFAVYYLVFKTLVLKLNLKTPGREDRDDVKLYSKQDYQNSKNQPNELSGIIIRALGGKDNIISVDNCFTRLRVELKDLQQVDEAALKSTGAKGVVKNRREVQVIYGVTVGKVKNQVEKYLATL, encoded by the coding sequence ATGAAAGGTATTATTGATAATATCTTGAACAAGCTGCAGCTTTTTTCCAAAGCCATGATGGGACCGATATTTTTTCTGCCGGTTATCGGCCTGATACTGGCATTAAGTTCTATTCTCACCAATCCCACGCTGGTTAATGAAAGTTCCGGCATTTTTCATGTCGGAAAAATGATCGGCGATACCTTCTGGCCATTATTCGGCAACCTCGGCCTGATTTTCTGCATCGGCATTACCTACGGATTAGCCAGGGATAAAAAAAGCGAAGCGGCGCTGGTGGCGGTAATGTGCTTTATCATGTTTCTCGGCGCCAACGCCTCTTATCTGCAGCTCAGCGGCCAGGTGGCGCAAAAAATCAACGGCGAACACTACGGCACCGGGCAGACCGAGCTGCTGGGCTTCACCGTGGTGGACATGGGCATCTTCCTCGGCCTGATCCTCGGCGTCACCATCGCCTGGGTGCATAACCGCCTGTGCAACGTCGAGCTGGGCGGCGTGTTCTCGGTGTACGGCGGCGCCAAGCTGGTGCTGATCGCCATGACGCCGGTGATCCTGGTATACGCCATCGCCTTCAGCTACCTGTGGCCGGCCATTTCGCACGGCCTGATCTCGCTGACCGGCTTTATGAAAAGCTCCGGCTCGCTCGGCGTGTTCGTTTACGGCTTCTTCGAGAAATTCCTCATTCCCACCGGGCTGCACCACTTTATCTGGTCGCCGTTCCAGCTCACCAGCATCGGCGGCTCTATCGTGCAGGATGGCCATACCGTCTCCGGCTCGCAGGCGATCTTCCTGGCCTATATGCGCGACCCGGGCATCTCGCCGTTGATGAACGAGGCGCTGCGCTTCTCGCAACAGGGCATGGTGACCATTTTCGGCCTGTCGGGCGCGGCGCTGGCGTTTTACCGCACCGCCAAACCGGAGAAAAAAACGCTGGCCAAGGCGATCCTGATCCCCGCCATCACCACGTCAATTCTGGTGGGCATCACCGAACCTATCGAATTCACCTTCCTGTTTATCTCACCGCTGCTGTGGGTGATCCACGCGGTGCTGACCGCGCTGTCGCAGGTGGCCTGCAACCTGTTCGAGGTGCGCCCCTGGGGCGCCAGCGGCCTGATCGAGTTTTTGGTGTACAACCTGCCGCTGCCGGCCACCCTTACCCGCTGGCCGCTATACGTGGTGATTGGCCTGGTGCAATTCGCGGTCTATTACCTGGTGTTCAAAACCCTGGTGCTGAAACTCAATTTGAAAACGCCGGGCCGTGAAGACCGGGACGACGTCAAACTGTATTCCAAACAGGATTATCAGAACAGCAAGAACCAACCGAATGAACTGAGCGGCATTATTATTCGCGCCCTCGGCGGCAAGGACAATATCATTTCCGTCGATAACTGCTTTACCCGGCTGCGGGTGGAATTAAAAGACCTGCAACAGGTAGACGAAGCGGCATTAAAAAGCACCGGCGCCAAAGGGGTGGTGAAAAATCGGCGTGAAGTGCAGGTTATTTATGGCGTCACCGTCGGCAAGGTGAAAAATCAGGTTGAGAAGTATTTAGCCACTCTGTGA